The uncultured Roseibium sp. genome contains a region encoding:
- the lipB gene encoding lipoyl(octanoyl) transferase LipB, with protein sequence MSHPERESLAHDFHPQVSSPSVECPPVDWIVSDNLVGYEEAVAKMEAHVARISAGTGNERVWLLEHPPLYTAGTSADAGDLVAPDRFPVFKTGRGGQFTYHGPGQRVAYVMLDLKRRRQDIRAFVAALEAWLINTLWQYHIRGERREDRVGVWVRRPDRGANVEDKIAAIGIRVRKWVTFHGISFNVDPELEHFSGIVPCGVQDHGVTSLVDLGIPVSMAENDTVLRAEFEKIFGETRAVA encoded by the coding sequence ATGTCCCATCCGGAACGCGAAAGCCTCGCCCACGACTTTCATCCCCAGGTTTCCAGCCCGTCGGTCGAGTGCCCCCCTGTCGACTGGATCGTTTCCGACAACCTCGTCGGTTACGAGGAAGCCGTGGCGAAAATGGAAGCCCATGTGGCCCGGATAAGCGCGGGCACCGGCAACGAGCGGGTCTGGCTGCTGGAGCATCCCCCGCTTTATACCGCCGGCACCAGCGCGGACGCGGGCGACCTGGTCGCGCCCGATCGGTTCCCGGTCTTCAAGACTGGACGCGGCGGCCAGTTCACCTATCACGGCCCCGGCCAGCGGGTCGCCTACGTGATGCTGGACCTGAAGCGCCGCCGCCAGGACATCCGCGCCTTCGTGGCAGCCCTGGAGGCCTGGCTCATCAACACACTCTGGCAATACCACATCCGCGGCGAACGCCGGGAAGACCGGGTCGGCGTCTGGGTGCGCCGGCCGGACCGGGGCGCCAACGTGGAAGACAAGATCGCCGCCATCGGCATCCGGGTGCGCAAATGGGTCACCTTCCACGGCATCAGCTTCAACGTGGACCCGGAACTGGAGCACTTCTCCGGCATCGTCCCCTGCGGCGTCCAGGACCACGGCGTCACCAGCCTCGTGGATCTAGGCATCCCGGTCTCCATGGCCGAAAACGACACGGTCCTGCGCGCGGAGTTCGAAAAGATTTTTGGAGAGACGCGGGCGGTGGCGTGA
- a CDS encoding FliM/FliN family flagellar motor switch protein, translating into MATFDEINVDISVVLGSSEMPVHQLLRMGRGAVIDLDVREDDDVSIYANNTLVAKGQVVLLGERVGISITEVLMRSPEVRPMRTEGPL; encoded by the coding sequence ATGGCCACCTTCGATGAAATCAATGTCGACATCTCGGTCGTTCTCGGATCCTCGGAAATGCCGGTGCACCAGCTCCTGCGCATGGGCCGCGGCGCGGTGATCGATCTCGACGTGCGCGAAGACGATGACGTGTCGATCTACGCCAACAACACGCTGGTGGCAAAAGGGCAGGTGGTCCTGCTCGGAGAGCGGGTCGGGATCTCCATCACCGAGGTCTTGATGCGCAGTCCCGAGGTCCGCCCCATGCGGACCGAGGGGCCGCTTTGA
- a CDS encoding NUDIX hydrolase: MTTSTAKTHSPLPPRPIPATIAAVIRDSQVLLVRRANPPDAGRWGFPGGKIEQGETIKDAAIRELLEETGVRADPLSVFTAVDVFDRRDDGTLRRHFILVAVLCRWISGEPVAGDDALEARWFRLEDLKQPDLALSLDVAEVAAEAAELMEQEPRSKT; encoded by the coding sequence GTGACGACATCAACCGCAAAAACGCACTCTCCACTCCCGCCACGACCGATTCCGGCCACCATTGCCGCCGTCATCAGGGACAGCCAAGTGCTGCTGGTCCGGCGGGCCAATCCCCCGGATGCAGGCCGCTGGGGATTTCCCGGCGGCAAGATCGAACAGGGCGAAACGATCAAGGACGCCGCAATCCGCGAGCTTCTGGAAGAAACAGGCGTGCGAGCGGACCCGTTAAGCGTCTTCACCGCCGTCGACGTCTTCGACAGGAGAGACGATGGAACGTTGCGCCGGCACTTCATCCTGGTCGCGGTCCTGTGCCGCTGGATATCGGGCGAACCGGTCGCCGGCGACGATGCGCTTGAAGCCCGCTGGTTCCGCCTCGAAGACCTGAAACAACCGGACCTTGCGCTGAGCCTCGATGTCGCCGAGGTCGCGGCCGAAGCAGCAGAACTCATGGAGCAGGAACCGAGGTCTAAAACCTGA
- a CDS encoding LysR family transcriptional regulator: MKPTFDIDALRAVVAGTDLGSFARAAIQLGRSQSAISMQLKKLEQQAGTQLFVRKGRGLVPTEAGEALVAYARRIVALNDEAALALGSTTTTAAVRLGLPQDFFDDVMPATLTAFAATHEHVHVEVRAGENHNLAEEVRSGRLDVAIAFFKSGANDEGEVLCDLPMQWLACETFLETLAETPVPLVLFSHPCLFRQAALATLDQEEKRWRAALTTPSLQGVWSGLRSGLGVGVRTDHGRPEDIACIGRSLKLPVLPPIEVRLLIAPNASPLAHDLSRVLRQETLAHIGGTAR; encoded by the coding sequence GTGAAGCCAACTTTCGACATCGATGCCTTGCGCGCCGTCGTGGCCGGAACCGACCTCGGCAGCTTCGCCCGGGCGGCGATCCAGCTCGGCCGCTCGCAATCGGCGATCAGCATGCAGCTCAAGAAACTGGAACAGCAGGCGGGGACGCAACTCTTTGTCCGCAAGGGCCGCGGGCTGGTCCCGACCGAAGCAGGCGAGGCCTTGGTCGCCTATGCCCGCCGTATCGTGGCACTTAACGACGAAGCGGCCCTGGCACTTGGCTCCACGACAACAACGGCTGCCGTGCGCCTCGGCCTTCCCCAGGATTTCTTCGACGATGTGATGCCGGCGACCCTGACGGCGTTTGCCGCTACGCATGAGCACGTCCACGTGGAAGTGCGCGCCGGCGAGAACCACAATCTCGCCGAAGAAGTGCGCAGCGGTCGTCTCGATGTCGCCATCGCCTTCTTCAAGTCCGGCGCCAATGACGAAGGCGAAGTCCTCTGCGACCTGCCCATGCAATGGCTCGCCTGCGAGACCTTCCTCGAGACATTGGCCGAAACCCCGGTCCCTCTGGTGCTCTTCAGCCATCCCTGTCTGTTTCGCCAGGCGGCACTTGCGACGCTCGACCAGGAAGAAAAGCGCTGGCGCGCGGCCCTGACCACACCCAGTCTGCAGGGTGTCTGGTCCGGCCTGCGCTCCGGCCTCGGTGTCGGCGTACGCACCGACCACGGCAGACCGGAAGACATCGCCTGTATCGGCCGCTCGCTGAAGCTTCCCGTTCTGCCCCCCATCGAGGTGCGCCTGCTCATCGCACCGAATGCGTCACCTCTCGCCCATGACCTGAGCCGGGTCCTGCGGCAGGAGACACTCGCTCATATCGGCGGGACCGCCCGCTAA
- a CDS encoding MFS transporter, which produces MIVIVTAGSIVLALAFGVRAVFGGVVQPLSDDLFGGRIEIFSLSIAIQNLVWGLAQPGFGMIADRYGDRPALWLGFVCYVAGMGVCVLGTTPLAQHLGAGVLVGMGISGTAFGTVLAVVGRVAPPDKRSFYLGVASAMGSAGQALLPLLVSWLIAWFDWRMTLLIVTGLLAPMALCIPFLRAGGHGVAEDDPVDLGRTVRAAFGHTSFLMLSAGFFVCGFHLAFITAHLPNFVQNFCTGTSLSPEELRGLGLRALALAGFANIFGTLYASRLGGQFPKPYVLAVIYALRAVVILGFISFPVTPTSVLVFGFVMGGLWLSTVPLTSALVLGMFGPRAMGTLFGFVFLSHQLGSFAGAWLGGVWFDRYGSYDMVWYVAIILGLASAVIHLMVQERPASVPA; this is translated from the coding sequence ATGATCGTCATTGTTACGGCCGGAAGCATCGTGCTGGCGCTGGCTTTCGGCGTCAGGGCGGTCTTCGGCGGTGTCGTGCAGCCGCTCTCAGACGATTTGTTCGGCGGTCGGATCGAGATCTTTTCCCTGTCGATCGCGATCCAGAACCTTGTCTGGGGGCTGGCGCAGCCCGGTTTCGGGATGATTGCGGACAGATACGGAGATCGGCCGGCGTTGTGGCTGGGCTTCGTGTGCTATGTCGCGGGCATGGGCGTCTGCGTTCTGGGAACAACACCGCTCGCCCAGCATCTGGGCGCGGGCGTGCTGGTCGGCATGGGCATTTCCGGCACGGCCTTCGGAACGGTGCTGGCGGTGGTCGGGCGTGTTGCTCCGCCGGACAAGCGCAGCTTCTACCTCGGCGTGGCATCCGCCATGGGCTCGGCCGGACAGGCGTTGCTGCCTTTGCTGGTATCCTGGCTGATTGCGTGGTTCGACTGGAGGATGACGCTTCTCATCGTGACCGGGCTGCTCGCGCCGATGGCTTTATGCATTCCTTTCCTGCGTGCGGGCGGACATGGCGTCGCCGAAGACGATCCGGTCGACCTTGGACGGACCGTGCGCGCTGCCTTCGGGCACACCAGCTTCCTCATGCTCAGCGCGGGGTTCTTCGTCTGCGGCTTTCATCTGGCCTTCATCACGGCGCACCTGCCGAATTTCGTTCAGAACTTCTGTACGGGCACGAGCCTGTCGCCAGAGGAGCTGCGCGGGTTGGGGCTCCGGGCGCTTGCCCTGGCGGGCTTTGCCAATATCTTCGGAACGCTCTATGCCTCCCGGCTTGGGGGACAGTTTCCCAAGCCTTATGTTCTGGCCGTGATCTACGCGCTACGGGCGGTGGTCATCCTTGGCTTCATTTCCTTTCCCGTTACCCCGACGTCGGTGCTGGTGTTCGGGTTCGTGATGGGCGGGCTCTGGCTGTCCACCGTGCCGCTGACCAGCGCGCTGGTGCTTGGCATGTTCGGACCGAGGGCCATGGGCACCCTGTTTGGCTTCGTCTTTCTCAGCCACCAGCTCGGAAGCTTCGCAGGCGCCTGGCTGGGTGGGGTCTGGTTCGACCGCTACGGGAGTTACGACATGGTCTGGTATGTGGCGATTATCCTGGGGCTTGCCTCCGCTGTCATCCATCTCATGGTCCAGGAGCGCCCGGCCTCCGTGCCGGCCTGA
- a CDS encoding LysE family transporter, producing MGSPGPATLSMASLGATFGVRTSVRYLGGIIAGTTAVLVIIATGVTAVLAADPVVLSALQIAAAAYIVYLAWKIGTARFGDLGAQVEGGQKMALVSFVAGFGLAIANPKAFAAIGAVYSGHVIFPDSPALDAAAKVAALTLVIAIVNTAWLVFGASFARFLTNPVIGRPVSIVFALLLIASVGLAMFGG from the coding sequence ATGGGCAGTCCCGGGCCGGCGACACTAAGCATGGCCAGTCTGGGGGCGACCTTCGGGGTCCGGACGAGCGTGCGGTACCTTGGCGGGATCATCGCCGGGACGACAGCTGTCCTCGTGATCATCGCCACAGGCGTTACGGCCGTTCTTGCCGCCGACCCGGTCGTGCTGAGCGCGCTCCAGATCGCCGCTGCGGCCTATATCGTCTATCTCGCCTGGAAGATCGGCACGGCCCGGTTCGGCGATCTCGGCGCGCAGGTCGAAGGCGGGCAGAAGATGGCGCTGGTCTCTTTTGTTGCCGGCTTCGGCCTGGCGATCGCCAATCCGAAGGCGTTTGCCGCGATCGGGGCTGTTTATTCCGGACATGTGATCTTTCCCGACAGTCCGGCCCTGGATGCGGCGGCCAAGGTGGCAGCCCTCACGCTGGTCATTGCCATCGTGAACACCGCATGGCTGGTGTTCGGTGCCAGTTTCGCCCGGTTCCTGACCAATCCCGTGATCGGAAGGCCGGTCAGTATCGTCTTCGCCCTTCTTCTGATCGCATCGGTCGGGTTGGCGATGTTCGGGGGATAG